A stretch of the Microcella sp. genome encodes the following:
- a CDS encoding glycosyltransferase family 2 protein — MVTTPTRPEPAVGRRYSIDEPVAHTPVNASINSPSVLLFIVLALLGALAYSIFLLNPENRGDLLPFVLVIIAEVVLISHALVSLWTILSGGQDPRGFAFHRTQREIVQSVNSLGERPHVVPQSEPLRIDEAPVTIDVFITVYGEPLEVIERTATAALAMHGQHETWILDDGRSDDVRELAARLGARYIRRLSSNGAKAGNVNHALSVTSGEYFAIFDADFVPAHDFLIETVPFFVEEKVAFVQTPQTYGNHTTLIARGAAFMQSLFYRFVQPGRNRFNAAFCVGTNVVFRRTAIDNVGGIYTDSLSEDVWTSLMLHERGWTSVYIPITLAVGDAPETIEDYTKQQMRWATGGFEILLTHNPLSRRRRLTPDQRIQYLVTATHYLIGIVPLMLLMVPPLEIFFDLRPVNLGVTPFEWFAFYFGFYGLQILLAFATMGSFRWETLMLAAVSFPIYLRALINVITGRRKSWHVTGGARKRQSPFNYMVPQTLFFVFLALTSVVAIYKDLGNGALTLATAWNVTNTLIICAFIITAVIEARRIRLADRAARRRSVRMAATARSTKEVTS; from the coding sequence ATGGTGACCACCCCGACACGACCTGAGCCCGCAGTCGGCCGACGGTACTCGATCGACGAGCCAGTGGCGCACACGCCCGTGAACGCGTCGATCAACTCGCCTTCGGTGCTGCTGTTCATCGTGCTCGCCCTGCTCGGTGCGCTCGCGTACTCGATCTTTCTCCTCAACCCCGAGAACAGGGGCGATCTGCTGCCCTTCGTGCTCGTGATCATCGCCGAGGTCGTGCTGATCAGTCATGCGCTCGTCTCGCTGTGGACGATTCTGTCGGGCGGCCAGGACCCCCGCGGCTTCGCGTTTCATCGCACGCAGCGCGAGATCGTGCAGTCGGTGAACTCGCTCGGCGAACGCCCCCATGTGGTTCCGCAGAGCGAGCCGCTGCGCATCGACGAAGCACCCGTCACGATCGATGTCTTCATCACGGTGTATGGCGAGCCGCTCGAGGTGATCGAGCGCACGGCGACGGCGGCGCTCGCCATGCACGGCCAGCACGAGACCTGGATTCTCGATGACGGGCGCTCTGACGATGTGCGCGAACTCGCGGCGCGGCTCGGAGCCCGTTACATCAGGCGACTCAGCAGCAACGGCGCCAAGGCGGGCAACGTGAACCACGCCCTGAGCGTGACCTCCGGAGAGTACTTCGCCATCTTCGACGCCGACTTCGTACCCGCCCACGACTTTCTCATCGAGACCGTGCCGTTCTTCGTCGAAGAGAAGGTGGCGTTCGTGCAGACGCCGCAGACCTACGGCAATCACACGACCCTCATCGCTCGGGGTGCGGCGTTCATGCAATCGCTCTTCTACCGGTTCGTGCAACCGGGTCGCAATCGTTTCAACGCCGCGTTCTGTGTCGGCACCAACGTCGTCTTCCGGCGCACGGCCATCGACAACGTGGGGGGCATCTACACCGACTCGCTCTCCGAAGACGTCTGGACCTCCCTCATGCTGCACGAGCGCGGGTGGACATCGGTCTACATTCCGATCACTCTCGCGGTCGGCGACGCCCCGGAGACGATCGAGGACTACACGAAGCAGCAGATGCGGTGGGCGACCGGAGGGTTCGAGATTCTGCTGACCCACAACCCGCTCAGCCGGCGGCGGCGGCTCACCCCTGATCAGCGCATCCAGTACCTGGTGACCGCGACGCACTACCTGATCGGCATCGTGCCCCTCATGCTGCTCATGGTGCCGCCTCTCGAGATCTTCTTCGATCTTCGGCCGGTCAACCTGGGGGTCACGCCCTTCGAGTGGTTCGCCTTCTACTTCGGCTTCTACGGGCTTCAGATCTTGCTGGCCTTCGCGACCATGGGGTCGTTCCGCTGGGAGACGCTCATGCTCGCCGCCGTGTCGTTTCCGATCTACCTGCGCGCGCTCATCAACGTCATCACCGGCCGACGTAAGAGCTGGCACGTCACGGGCGGCGCCCGGAAGCGGCAGTCGCCGTTCAACTACATGGTGCCCCAGACGCTCTTCTTCGTCTTCCTCGCCCTGACGTCGGTGGTCGCCATCTACAAAGACCTGGGCAACGGTGCCCTGACGCTCGCGACCGCCTGGAACGTCACCAACACCCTCATCATCTGCGCGTTCATTATCACGGCAGTGATCGAGGCGCGGCGCATCCGCCTGGCCGACAGGGCCGCGCGACGTCGCAGCGTTCGCATGGCCGCCACCGCACGCTCAACGAAGGAAGTGACCTCATGA
- a CDS encoding S9 family peptidase, protein MKHAPEHSSDTHPLPAPRPAQKPTRREHHGDVVIDPYEWLREKESPEVIAHLTAENSYADARMSHLEGLRDAIVGEITARTQETDMGIPVREGDWWYYGRTVEGLQYGIQCRVPAAPIDPANPDDPAAWAPPPPLPDPSQPRDGEQIVIDSNVEAEGHDFFSLGSLDVSDDGNWLLFGVDTEGDERYTLRVRSLVTGETLPDTIEQTAGGAFFDPSGRYVFYSTVDDSWRPDTVWRHRVGTDPADDVAVFHEPDDGFWVGAGLTRSRRYLVIEASSSITSEARALDASTPEGEFEIVWPRRAGVEYDLDHAVIDGRDLWLITHNDSAPDFQIVAVPTDAPLAPPETLIPHEAGRRVEGIDAFSRFLVLDYRRDGLPATAIAHLDGSPLTFSDIVVPLADDAKLLSIGARGNPEWNQPTLRIGYASFTEPSTVASLDVARLADGAAAVTVLKQQPVLGGYSSADYTERRDWAVAPDGTRVPISLVWKKGLAPRLDGDEKAEPNALHLYGYGSYEASIDPGFSIPRLSMLDRGVVFAIAHVRGGGELGRAWYEHGKTLTKTNTFTDFVAVAQHLVDTGVTAPDRLVAEGGSAGGLLMGAVANLAPQLFAGILADVPFVDPLTSILMPELPLTVIEWDEWGNPLHDAEVYAYMKAYSPYENVTEQHYPRILAVTSLNDTRVLYVEPAKWVARLRDVGADAVLRCEMEAGHGGVSGRYSAWKQRAIEIAWLLDVLGVTDSDTALAAPVKN, encoded by the coding sequence GTGAAACACGCCCCCGAGCACTCGTCCGACACACACCCGCTGCCCGCACCCCGCCCTGCCCAGAAGCCCACCCGCCGCGAGCACCACGGCGACGTCGTGATCGACCCCTACGAGTGGTTGCGCGAGAAGGAGAGCCCCGAGGTCATCGCTCACCTCACGGCCGAGAACTCCTACGCAGATGCTCGCATGTCGCACCTCGAGGGCCTGCGCGACGCCATCGTCGGCGAGATCACGGCCCGCACGCAAGAGACCGACATGGGCATTCCCGTGCGGGAAGGCGACTGGTGGTACTACGGCCGCACGGTCGAAGGGCTGCAGTACGGCATCCAGTGCCGTGTGCCCGCAGCGCCGATCGACCCCGCGAACCCCGACGACCCCGCCGCCTGGGCTCCCCCGCCGCCCTTGCCCGACCCGAGCCAGCCGCGCGACGGCGAGCAGATCGTCATCGACAGCAACGTCGAAGCCGAGGGGCACGACTTCTTCTCGCTCGGCTCGCTCGACGTGAGCGATGACGGCAACTGGCTGCTGTTCGGGGTCGACACCGAGGGTGACGAGCGCTACACCCTGCGCGTCCGCAGTCTCGTTACGGGCGAGACGCTACCCGACACGATCGAGCAGACCGCGGGCGGGGCCTTCTTCGACCCGAGTGGGCGCTACGTCTTCTACTCGACCGTCGACGACTCGTGGCGACCCGACACCGTGTGGCGGCACCGCGTCGGCACCGACCCGGCCGACGACGTCGCCGTCTTCCACGAGCCCGATGACGGCTTCTGGGTGGGCGCGGGCCTCACCCGCAGTCGCCGCTACCTCGTGATCGAGGCCTCGAGCAGCATCACGAGCGAAGCCCGCGCGCTCGATGCGTCGACCCCCGAGGGCGAGTTCGAGATCGTCTGGCCGCGCCGTGCCGGAGTCGAGTACGACCTCGACCATGCCGTGATCGACGGGCGCGACCTGTGGCTCATCACCCACAATGACAGCGCTCCCGACTTCCAGATCGTGGCGGTGCCGACGGATGCTCCCCTCGCGCCGCCCGAGACCCTCATCCCGCACGAGGCCGGTCGTCGGGTCGAGGGCATCGATGCCTTCTCGCGCTTCCTGGTGCTCGACTACCGGCGCGACGGCCTGCCGGCCACGGCGATCGCGCACCTCGATGGCTCACCGCTCACCTTCAGCGACATCGTCGTGCCGCTCGCCGACGATGCCAAGCTGCTCAGCATCGGCGCCCGCGGCAACCCCGAGTGGAATCAGCCCACGCTCCGCATCGGCTACGCGAGCTTCACCGAGCCCTCGACCGTGGCAAGTCTCGACGTCGCGCGGCTCGCCGACGGGGCCGCCGCGGTCACCGTGCTCAAGCAACAGCCCGTGCTCGGCGGATACTCGTCGGCTGACTACACCGAGCGGCGTGACTGGGCCGTCGCCCCCGACGGCACGCGCGTGCCCATCTCGCTCGTGTGGAAGAAGGGGCTGGCACCGCGACTCGATGGCGACGAGAAGGCTGAGCCGAACGCGCTGCATCTGTATGGCTACGGCAGCTACGAAGCCTCGATCGACCCCGGCTTCAGCATCCCGCGCCTGTCGATGCTCGACCGCGGCGTCGTCTTCGCGATCGCGCACGTGCGCGGCGGCGGCGAGCTCGGCCGTGCCTGGTACGAGCACGGCAAGACGCTCACCAAGACGAACACGTTCACCGACTTCGTGGCCGTGGCACAGCACCTCGTCGACACCGGCGTGACGGCACCCGACCGGCTCGTCGCCGAGGGCGGCAGCGCGGGCGGGCTGCTCATGGGCGCCGTCGCCAACCTGGCTCCACAGCTGTTCGCCGGCATTCTCGCCGACGTGCCGTTCGTCGATCCACTCACGAGCATCCTCATGCCCGAGCTGCCGCTCACCGTGATCGAGTGGGACGAGTGGGGCAACCCGCTGCACGACGCCGAGGTCTACGCCTACATGAAGGCATACTCGCCCTACGAGAACGTCACCGAGCAGCACTACCCGCGCATTCTCGCGGTCACGAGCCTCAACGACACGCGCGTGCTCTACGTCGAGCCGGCCAAGTGGGTCGCGCGCCTGCGCGATGTCGGCGCCGACGCCGTGCTGCGCTGCGAGATGGAGGCCGGGCACGGCGGCGTGAGCGGCCGCTACTCGGCGTGGAAGCAGCGCGCCATCGAGATCGCCTGGCTGCTCGATGTGCTCGGCGTGACCGACAGCGACACGGCCCTCGCCGCCCCCGTCAAAAACTGA
- a CDS encoding Pr6Pr family membrane protein has product MSAPSPLGEKAAAARLSTLRHIAGIISLVAGLIILAALITQITDQISVGRFEPTEYFAFFTIQTAMINIVVLIAGGIMALRLDRDTRLYTAIRASVFSYAIVTGVVYNLLLRDVPNADGYVGPVWPNESLHVWIPIYIALDWLLTPGRVRIGWKTLWLAVSYPLIWVGVTMLRGEFTGWYPYPFLEPDGPNGVMGVVTYVVGIAAFIIVLAALAVVINRVHTRGVRGVGHGRRNTGEIPVVRADLR; this is encoded by the coding sequence GTGAGTGCGCCCTCCCCCCTCGGCGAAAAAGCCGCAGCCGCCCGTCTTTCCACCCTTCGACACATCGCCGGAATCATCAGTCTCGTCGCCGGTCTGATCATTCTTGCCGCGCTGATCACGCAGATCACCGATCAGATCTCCGTGGGCCGTTTCGAGCCGACCGAGTACTTCGCGTTCTTCACCATTCAGACCGCGATGATCAACATCGTCGTGCTCATCGCCGGCGGCATCATGGCCCTGCGGCTCGATCGCGACACCCGTCTCTACACGGCCATTCGCGCGAGCGTGTTCTCGTACGCCATCGTCACGGGCGTCGTCTACAACCTGCTGCTGCGCGATGTGCCGAACGCCGACGGCTACGTGGGCCCGGTCTGGCCCAACGAGTCGCTGCACGTGTGGATTCCGATCTACATTGCCCTCGACTGGCTGCTCACGCCGGGGCGTGTGCGCATCGGCTGGAAGACTCTCTGGCTTGCCGTGAGCTACCCGCTCATCTGGGTCGGCGTCACGATGCTGCGCGGTGAGTTCACGGGGTGGTACCCCTACCCGTTCCTCGAGCCTGACGGCCCGAACGGGGTCATGGGCGTCGTCACCTACGTGGTTGGCATCGCCGCGTTCATCATCGTCTTGGCCGCCCTCGCGGTCGTCATCAATCGAGTGCACACACGCGGTGTGCGCGGGGTCGGGCACGGCCGCCGCAACACCGGAGAGATACCCGTTGTGCGCGCAGACTTGCGCTGA
- a CDS encoding aminodeoxychorismate lyase: MTSAHLLLVVHSGADAAPHLVEANAEHPQLAVMDVAATRGDGIFESLSVVQGNPQALEAHLTRFERSARMLDLPAPDRGIWRDAIIAVAERFADHDEAWVKTVLSRGVEGQPLPTGWVYGAVSPDFRRDRTEGLSVVLLDRGYRSDVAQSSPWLLAGAKTLSYAVNRAAVREAQRRGADDVVFVSTDGLLLEGPTSTVIVQRGERWSTPPDDLGILPGTTQADLFSAAFQWGLEAVVEPLTPDDLRAADAAWLVSSVRHAAPVRAVDGVPMAVDAALTAAMNGFLHARRT; this comes from the coding sequence ATGACTTCTGCGCACCTGCTGCTCGTCGTGCACTCGGGGGCCGACGCGGCTCCGCACCTTGTCGAGGCCAATGCCGAGCATCCGCAACTGGCCGTCATGGATGTCGCGGCGACGCGCGGCGACGGCATCTTCGAGTCCCTCAGCGTCGTGCAGGGCAACCCGCAGGCGCTCGAGGCGCACCTCACGCGCTTCGAGCGCTCGGCGCGCATGCTCGACCTGCCTGCACCCGATCGCGGCATCTGGCGCGATGCCATCATCGCCGTGGCCGAACGTTTCGCCGACCACGACGAAGCCTGGGTGAAGACCGTGCTCTCGCGCGGGGTCGAAGGGCAGCCGCTGCCGACGGGCTGGGTCTACGGCGCTGTGTCGCCCGACTTTCGGCGCGACCGCACCGAAGGGCTGAGCGTCGTGCTGCTCGACCGCGGGTACCGCAGCGACGTAGCGCAGTCAAGCCCCTGGCTTCTTGCGGGGGCCAAAACCCTCTCCTACGCGGTGAATCGCGCGGCCGTTCGTGAGGCGCAGCGGCGCGGCGCAGATGACGTCGTCTTCGTCTCGACCGACGGCCTGCTCCTCGAGGGGCCCACGTCGACTGTCATCGTGCAGCGCGGCGAGCGCTGGTCGACGCCGCCCGACGATCTCGGCATTCTGCCCGGAACCACGCAGGCAGACCTGTTCTCCGCAGCATTTCAGTGGGGTCTCGAGGCCGTCGTCGAGCCGCTGACCCCCGATGACCTTCGCGCTGCCGACGCGGCGTGGCTGGTCTCGAGCGTGCGGCATGCCGCCCCCGTGCGGGCGGTCGATGGCGTGCCGATGGCGGTGGATGCTGCGCTCACGGCAGCGATGAATGGCTTCTTGCACGCCCGACGCACCTGA
- a CDS encoding maltokinase N-terminal cap-like domain-containing protein codes for MHSTLECLTDWMSRQRWYAGKGRIPELAEVGREEWPCADPDARIVVLLVRDMANNPPSLYHVPLVLRSTIPRGSGRTFIGRDENDDYLFDAAHDETYTHELLARLGVQRADESSRVHTGEQSNTSIIFDAGDDAPLVVKLFRLVHAGENPDVVLQSALTATGNRSVPRMLGSLEATWVDPLGSHTHSDEPSTGHIAFAQEFVPGVRDGWPLALEAAAADESWADDAERLGRVTAEVHTALAECLPSRQASLGDIVGFVAGWYQRLAIATSDVPELRELRPAIEAVYDAAREAAWPPLQRIHGDFHLGQVLRRPSGEWLLVDFEGEPLRPLAERARVDSPLRDIAGMLRSFDYVVGSLRNTAAISAAAAVADPVAVLGEPARAEWARTARESFLEGYAAASGIDLPAHRALLDAFELDKAVYEAMYEARNRPSWLPIPLAAVAALAAPERAVHR; via the coding sequence ATGCACAGCACGCTGGAGTGCCTCACCGACTGGATGTCTCGCCAGCGGTGGTACGCGGGCAAGGGGCGCATTCCCGAGCTCGCCGAGGTCGGGCGCGAAGAGTGGCCGTGCGCCGACCCGGATGCTCGCATCGTCGTTCTGCTGGTGCGCGACATGGCCAACAATCCGCCGTCGCTCTACCACGTGCCGCTCGTGTTGCGATCGACGATTCCGCGCGGCTCGGGCCGCACGTTCATCGGACGCGATGAGAACGACGACTACCTGTTCGACGCCGCGCACGACGAGACCTACACGCACGAGCTGCTCGCCCGGCTGGGCGTGCAGCGGGCCGATGAGTCGTCGCGCGTGCACACGGGCGAGCAGTCGAACACCTCGATCATCTTCGATGCGGGCGACGATGCGCCGCTCGTCGTGAAGCTGTTCCGCCTCGTGCACGCGGGCGAGAACCCCGACGTCGTGTTGCAGTCTGCGCTCACCGCCACCGGCAATCGTTCGGTGCCGCGCATGCTCGGCTCGCTCGAAGCGACGTGGGTCGACCCGCTCGGTTCGCACACGCACTCTGACGAGCCGTCAACGGGCCACATCGCGTTCGCGCAAGAGTTCGTGCCTGGCGTGCGCGACGGCTGGCCGCTCGCGCTCGAAGCGGCGGCCGCCGACGAGTCGTGGGCAGACGATGCCGAACGGCTCGGCCGCGTCACCGCCGAGGTGCACACAGCGCTCGCCGAGTGCCTGCCGTCACGCCAGGCGTCGCTCGGCGACATCGTGGGCTTCGTGGCGGGCTGGTACCAGCGGTTGGCGATCGCGACCTCTGATGTGCCCGAGCTGCGCGAGTTGCGTCCGGCGATCGAGGCGGTCTACGACGCCGCGCGCGAGGCGGCGTGGCCGCCTTTGCAGCGCATCCACGGCGACTTCCACCTCGGCCAGGTGCTGCGGCGCCCCTCGGGCGAGTGGCTGCTCGTCGACTTCGAGGGCGAGCCCCTGCGGCCCCTCGCCGAGCGGGCGCGCGTCGACTCACCCCTGCGCGACATCGCCGGCATGCTGCGGTCGTTCGACTACGTGGTGGGCTCGCTGCGCAACACGGCCGCGATCTCGGCGGCCGCCGCTGTTGCAGACCCTGTCGCGGTGCTCGGCGAGCCGGCGCGCGCCGAGTGGGCGCGCACCGCTCGCGAGTCATTCCTGGAAGGGTACGCGGCCGCGAGCGGCATCGACCTGCCTGCCCACCGCGCTCTCCTCGACGCGTTCGAGCTCGACAAGGCGGTCTACGAGGCGATGTACGAGGCGCGCAACCGACCGTCATGGCTGCCGATCCCTCTCGCTGCCGTCGCCGCCCTCGCCGCGCCCGAGCGCGCCGTGCACCGCTGA
- a CDS encoding DEAD/DEAH box helicase, which produces MAQTGQRQRKGSSSKQSSTRRRRPLDEQGIIPILARAVREVENAAERGAKVSPSNRTKFQVAALLVREERARVKDDREVPDSERAEVLKRLDGLASIMAKTAARDTSLIALLAPEAKVSDAAKALRRDMLLASGAELEPDDLLIVSEPEPVAPEVAKQVVPKSVKQAQLANPFLAPDLSALNPQPVSMAGRLANWELIEPLFRSFEYGAGGQSASMPLPDPGSLVTPGGMDLMLHQSKLIEAVRRGHRTFLLADEPGLGKTAQALMAANVANAFPLLVVVPNVVKTNWAREVQRWIPQRSATVVHGDGDDLDAFSDVVIVNYEILDRHVGWLGRFGFKGMVVDEAHFIKNATSQRTRHVQALAQNVRVLHPKALMMALTGTPLINQIEDFRMIWKFLGWIDDKKPLGRLMSSLEDTGLTPADPGFFAAARQCVIEMGIVRRKKVDVAADIPARRIADIPVELDDDVARSIRASEEALINRLVDRYRRVVAARDVPPVGIDRELVRLVATAELEESKQAANGDNVFTMVRKIGTAKAVLAADYTAQLARNVGKVVFFAKHIDVMDAAEAHFASVGMRSVSIRGDQSPKARQEAIDGFTNDPEVSVIVCSLSAAGVGVNLQAASNVVLAELSWTSAEQTQAIDRVHRIGQELPVTAWRILAAQTIDARIADLIDAKAGLAARALDGSDEQVAAEGTVQVQALIALLTDVLEQRAAA; this is translated from the coding sequence ATGGCCCAGACCGGCCAGCGTCAGAGAAAAGGGTCGTCGTCGAAGCAGTCGTCGACGCGTCGTCGTCGACCGCTCGACGAGCAGGGAATCATTCCGATTCTCGCCCGCGCCGTGCGCGAGGTCGAGAACGCCGCCGAGCGCGGCGCCAAGGTGAGCCCGTCGAATCGCACCAAGTTCCAGGTGGCTGCGCTACTCGTGCGCGAAGAGCGCGCCCGGGTGAAAGACGACCGCGAGGTGCCCGACAGCGAGCGCGCTGAAGTGCTCAAGCGCCTCGACGGTCTCGCGAGCATCATGGCCAAGACGGCCGCCCGCGACACCTCTCTCATCGCTCTTCTCGCCCCGGAAGCGAAGGTCTCTGACGCCGCGAAAGCGCTGCGCCGCGACATGCTGCTCGCCTCCGGCGCCGAGCTCGAGCCCGATGATCTGCTCATCGTCTCAGAGCCTGAGCCGGTGGCCCCCGAGGTGGCGAAGCAGGTCGTGCCGAAGTCGGTCAAGCAGGCGCAGCTCGCCAACCCCTTCTTGGCTCCCGACCTTTCGGCGCTGAACCCGCAGCCGGTCTCTATGGCGGGTCGCCTCGCCAATTGGGAGCTCATCGAGCCTCTCTTCCGCTCGTTCGAGTACGGCGCGGGCGGCCAGTCGGCGTCGATGCCGCTGCCCGATCCCGGGTCTCTCGTCACGCCCGGCGGCATGGATCTCATGCTCCACCAGTCGAAGCTCATCGAGGCGGTGCGTCGCGGGCACCGCACGTTCCTGCTCGCCGATGAGCCGGGGCTCGGCAAGACGGCCCAGGCGCTCATGGCGGCGAACGTCGCCAACGCCTTCCCGCTGCTCGTCGTCGTGCCCAACGTCGTGAAGACGAACTGGGCGCGCGAGGTGCAGCGCTGGATTCCGCAGCGGTCGGCGACGGTCGTGCACGGCGACGGCGATGATCTCGATGCCTTCAGCGATGTCGTGATCGTCAACTACGAGATTCTCGACCGCCACGTCGGCTGGCTCGGCCGGTTCGGCTTCAAGGGCATGGTCGTCGACGAGGCGCACTTCATCAAGAACGCCACGTCGCAGCGCACGCGTCACGTGCAGGCGCTCGCGCAGAACGTGCGGGTGCTGCACCCGAAGGCGCTCATGATGGCGCTCACGGGCACGCCCCTGATCAACCAGATCGAAGACTTCAGAATGATTTGGAAGTTCCTCGGTTGGATCGACGACAAGAAGCCGCTCGGTCGCCTGATGTCGTCGCTGGAAGACACCGGTCTCACGCCGGCTGATCCGGGCTTCTTCGCCGCCGCGCGCCAGTGCGTCATCGAGATGGGCATCGTGCGCCGCAAGAAGGTGGATGTCGCTGCTGACATTCCCGCTCGCCGCATCGCCGACATCCCGGTCGAGCTCGACGACGACGTGGCTCGGTCGATTCGGGCGTCGGAGGAGGCGCTCATCAACCGCCTCGTCGATCGCTACCGCCGCGTTGTGGCGGCCCGCGATGTGCCGCCGGTCGGCATCGACCGCGAGCTCGTGCGGCTCGTCGCGACGGCCGAGCTCGAAGAGTCGAAGCAGGCCGCCAACGGCGACAACGTCTTCACCATGGTGCGCAAGATCGGCACGGCGAAGGCCGTGCTCGCCGCGGACTACACGGCGCAGCTGGCCCGCAACGTCGGCAAGGTGGTCTTCTTCGCGAAGCACATCGATGTGATGGATGCCGCCGAGGCGCACTTCGCGAGCGTCGGCATGCGGTCTGTCAGCATTCGAGGCGACCAGTCTCCGAAGGCGCGGCAGGAGGCGATCGACGGCTTCACGAACGACCCCGAGGTCAGCGTGATCGTCTGCTCGCTGTCGGCCGCGGGTGTCGGTGTGAACCTGCAGGCGGCGTCGAACGTCGTGCTCGCCGAGCTCTCGTGGACCTCAGCAGAGCAGACCCAGGCGATCGACCGCGTGCACCGCATCGGTCAAGAGCTGCCCGTCACCGCGTGGCGCATTCTCGCCGCGCAGACGATCGACGCGCGCATCGCCGACCTCATCGACGCGAAGGCGGGCCTCGCGGCGCGTGCGCTCGACGGGTCGGACGAGCAGGTCGCCGCCGAGGGCACCGTGCAGGTGCAGGCACTCATCGCGCTGCTCACCGACGTGCTCGAGCAGCGCGCCGCTGCCTAA
- a CDS encoding DUF2207 domain-containing protein, producing the protein MRRLPIALVAGAVMIVLAIVAAVVLLPRVLPTTLSSGPAPQLAAAAISNGPLRADVNAFTFDSFHADYVLGRDETGHATLTTTETLVARFPDFDQNRGIRRSLPATYQGHTTNLQVVSVTDENGQPRPFEVSSDTGRVDIVSAVPEGSYTYGVQTYVITYTQRDVVDFFSSTQAQEFYWNTNGTDWAQPFASVSATVTLDDGLASALLPGRVFCYVGYSGSTDQCEISVDGAVVSTEPVALFPYQNVTVALGFADGTFELFDTSLMASPWGWLLLLSAALAVGAALAAIVLRLTVHRDARGRPVIVAEYLPPRGMSLLDASVLTGHRTRAVASQLVDFAVRRVITIIEVPGGWFSLRSTWRLRLESALGVEGEEKSLLSYFFPGLVGGDEHTLKAQNTTLSTKIQKQLSRISTSMVKRGWRRTIPGRHSGWLSLAVVGSTIGAFASVITLTDEGRADGDSIFLVIPLTFLCFFVVAKCLYRHPLTAEGAELADHIKGLNEYIRLAEADRLRVLQSPQGALREPVDVNSPEQRLKLIERLLPWAVMLKQEREWAKELGEFYAEGQSPAWFSSSRAFSVSAFSAGVGSVASTLSSSYSGSSSSGGSSGGGSSGGGGGGGGGGGV; encoded by the coding sequence ATGCGCCGTTTGCCGATCGCCCTCGTCGCGGGTGCCGTCATGATCGTGCTCGCGATCGTCGCCGCCGTCGTGCTGCTGCCCCGGGTTCTGCCGACCACGCTCTCGAGCGGCCCGGCCCCGCAGCTGGCGGCCGCCGCGATCTCGAACGGCCCGCTGCGGGCCGACGTCAACGCGTTCACGTTCGACTCGTTCCATGCCGACTACGTGCTCGGCCGTGACGAGACGGGGCACGCGACGCTGACGACGACCGAGACGCTTGTCGCCCGTTTTCCTGACTTCGATCAGAACCGCGGCATCCGTCGATCACTGCCCGCCACCTATCAGGGCCACACGACCAACCTGCAGGTCGTCTCGGTGACCGACGAGAATGGACAGCCGCGGCCATTCGAGGTCAGTTCTGACACGGGCCGCGTCGACATCGTCTCGGCGGTGCCCGAAGGCAGCTACACCTACGGCGTGCAGACCTACGTCATCACCTACACGCAGCGCGACGTGGTCGACTTCTTCAGCAGCACGCAAGCGCAAGAGTTCTATTGGAACACCAACGGCACCGACTGGGCCCAGCCGTTCGCGAGCGTCTCGGCGACCGTGACGCTCGACGACGGACTCGCCTCCGCACTGCTGCCCGGCCGGGTGTTCTGCTACGTCGGCTACTCGGGTTCGACCGACCAGTGTGAGATCTCGGTCGACGGAGCGGTGGTGTCGACCGAGCCCGTCGCGCTCTTCCCCTACCAGAACGTCACCGTGGCGCTCGGCTTCGCCGACGGCACTTTCGAGCTCTTCGACACCTCGCTCATGGCCTCGCCCTGGGGCTGGCTGCTGCTGCTGAGCGCAGCGCTCGCCGTCGGTGCGGCCCTCGCGGCGATCGTGCTGCGCCTGACCGTGCATCGGGATGCTCGCGGCAGGCCCGTCATCGTCGCCGAGTATCTTCCTCCGCGGGGCATGAGCCTGCTCGACGCCTCGGTTCTCACCGGGCATCGCACGCGAGCCGTGGCGAGCCAGCTCGTCGACTTCGCGGTGCGCCGCGTCATCACGATCATCGAGGTGCCCGGCGGGTGGTTCTCGCTGCGGTCAACCTGGCGGCTCAGGCTCGAATCGGCGTTGGGCGTCGAGGGTGAAGAGAAGAGCCTGCTCAGCTACTTCTTCCCCGGGCTCGTCGGGGGAGACGAGCACACCCTGAAGGCGCAGAATACGACGCTGAGCACGAAGATTCAGAAGCAGCTGAGTCGCATCTCGACCTCGATGGTGAAGCGCGGATGGCGGCGCACCATTCCGGGCCGGCACTCTGGTTGGCTGAGCCTCGCCGTCGTGGGCTCGACGATCGGCGCGTTCGCCTCGGTCATCACCCTGACCGACGAGGGCAGGGCAGATGGTGACTCGATCTTCCTCGTGATCCCGCTGACTTTCTTGTGTTTCTTCGTCGTGGCGAAGTGCCTCTACCGGCACCCGCTCACGGCCGAGGGTGCCGAGCTTGCCGATCACATCAAGGGGCTCAACGAGTACATCCGACTCGCGGAGGCCGACCGCCTGCGCGTGCTGCAGTCGCCGCAGGGCGCCCTGCGCGAGCCGGTCGACGTGAACAGCCCCGAGCAGCGCCTGAAACTCATCGAACGGCTGCTGCCCTGGGCGGTGATGCTCAAGCAAGAGCGCGAGTGGGCAAAAGAGCTCGGCGAGTTCTACGCCGAGGGGCAGAGCCCGGCCTGGTTCTCGAGCTCGCGAGCGTTCTCGGTGAGCGCGTTCTCGGCCGGAGTCGGGTCAGTCGCCTCGACACTGTCGTCAAGCTATTCGGGCTCGAGCTCGTCGGGTGGTTCGTCGGGCGGAGGGTCGTCGGGCGGTGGCGGTGGCGGTGGAGGCGGCGGCGGAGTGTAG